The DNA segment TTCATCCTTCATATAGATGAGCTCGCCGTGCTTTCATTCGACCTGCTTCTTTCCGTCTTTGCTGGAACTGCTGCGGCTGCGGTCACCGGCTTTTTCTGCATCAAGTGGCTGCTTAGGATTATAGTAAGAGGCGGCTTTACCTCATTTGGTTATTATTGCTGGGCGGTCGGCATATCCGTCATAATCTATAAAGTCGTTTCGGACGTTATGTGATTCTTAATTTGAGAAGAGATTTTTGACAAATTCTTGCGATCCAATAATCGTTACATTTTTGAGCTGAGTCCTTTTCGAACTACTGCAATTCCGGAATTTTGAAGATATCGATTCCCTCTGATTCGAGTTCTGCGGCCTCTTCAGGGGTGGCGGTTCCGCGTATGTTTCTTCTCTTGCTCTCGCCCAAGTGGATTTTTATCGCTTCTTCGGAAAATCTTGCTCCCACATCTTCGAAGTTTTTTTCGATCTGGGCCATGATCTGTGCAAGTCCGGAAGGACCTGGTTTTTTGGGAGTTTCAGGCTGTTTGCCGGTGTTGCTGTGTTTGCCGATTCTGACAGGCGCTATTTTCTGTTCTATATTGGTATCGCCGCAGTGCGGGCATGATATCAGCGCCGCTTCGCGTTGCTCTTCGAAGGAAGCGCGGCTCTGAAACCACGATTCGAAGATGTGACCGTTTGAACAGGATATATCTATTGCGTACATGTTTTTTCCTTCCTCGCCGCGCTATATGTGCATCGCTGCAGCTTTTGTCAACCGCTGCGCGGAAAAAAGATTCGAATTTCTCTTGAAAAGTGAACGGCTGCCGTTGTGTAGTGAAACGCTGCAGCTGCTGCCTTTAGGCCTATTGATTTATAAAGGTTTTTTATGGCACGAAAGCTGCTTTGCTATCCGATTGTTTTTTGCCCGGGGCGGTGATAGCTTTTGCCGCCAAAACGGGGTTTTTGCGATGGAAAAATTCTGCAAGTTCATAGCCACCGGTTGTTTCAGCGGATACCTCATGTGGGCGCCGGGGACATGGGGAAGCGGCGTCGGTGTGCTTGTATTCATCCTCGCCTCCAGGCTTGGCTGGGCCTGTTACGTGCTGTTTCTAGCCATAATAATCGCACTGGCGATATGGTCTGCGGACAGATTTGCGGCCATTTCCAAAGAAGAGGATCCGAAGTGCGTCGTCATAGATGAAATTGCAGGTTACCTCGTGACGATGGCCTTTCATGCGCCGACCGCCGCTGCGATTATAACCGGCTTCATACTTTTCAGGTTCTTCGATATTGTAAAACTGTTTCCGGCCTCATGGTTTGAAAAAAAACTTCCCGGCGGTTTGGGGATAGTCATGGATGATGTCATGGCTGGCATCTATGCCAATGCTGCGCTGTTTTTTATAGCATGGGCCTTGTCGTTTGCGGGGATGACGATCTAACGGAGAGATATTTGAGAATCGAAATAATTACAACAGGTGATGAGGTTATGCATGGGACGATACTCGATACCAACGCGCGCTGGATCTCCGAGCGCTGCGTCGTTTTTGGACACGATATTATAAGAAGGTCCTCCGTAAAAGACGACATCGGTGATATAGCCGCCCTTCTTAAAGAGACTGTCGGGCGAGCCGACGCGGTCATAGTCACGGGCGGGCTCGGACCTACTTCCGATGATCTCACCGTAGAAGCCGCAGCGTCGGCGTTTGGCCTTGAACTAGTTTTGGACGAGGATCTTCTTTCCGTGATGAAGGATTTTTTCAGGCGCATAGGCCGCGAGTTTTCATCCAGCAACGAAAAACAGGCACTCATTCCGGAGGGGGGCGAGATACTCTCAAATAGCGTTGGAACCGCTCCCGGAGTGCATCTTCATGCAAGGTCGACAGACTTCTTTTTTCTCCCCGGTGTTCCTCAAGAGCTTTACGCTATGTTCGATGATAGCGTAGCTCCGTGGCTCGCATCGCGCTGTGATTGCTCTCGGGGCGAGATAATCCTTCGCTGTTTCGGCATGCCGGAAGCGCAGATCGATGAGAAACTTCGTGGTATGGAGCTCTTTGGCGCGCGACTCAGCTTTCGCGTGAGTTTTCCGGAGATACTTCTAAAACTGGTAGCCATCGGCAAAAATGAAGATGAGCTCAAAAATATTCTCGATAGATCCTCCTCATCTCTGAAGGGGAGGCTTGGCGATGTGATATATGCTGAAGGGGATTCCTCCCTCTATTCGGTCGTGGGCAGGATGCTTTCCGAGAGAGGGTTTACCATTTCAACCGCCGAGTCATGCACGGGAGGATTGATCGCAAGTTCAATCACGGATGTTGCCGGTTCGAGCGACTATTTTGAAAGGGGTTTTGTGGTCTACAGCAATGAAGCGAAGATCGAGCTTTTGGGAGTAAGCGAGGATATCCTTCGCCTCCACGGGGCTGTATCTCCGCAGACCGCTATTGCGATGGCCGAAGGGGCCAGGCGTCTCTCTGCATCGGATTATGCGGTGGCGGTCACGGGAATAGCGGGGCCCGGTGGAGGTACCCCGGAAAAGCCTGTAGGGCTGGTTTATATCGCAATTTCAGCCGTCGAAGGGACTAGGGCCTTTAAATACAATTTCAACAGGGACAGGCTTTCGTTCAAGAGCATAGCAGCGGCTACGGCTATAGACTTGGTGAGGCAGCACCTCGTCGGAAAATTAAGTTTGACTGGTGAGTTGAAATAAATTCTTATCCGTAGGAGCACGGAGATTGTCTTTTCCATCTCCGGTGGTTCGAAAAGCGGGTGTCAAAAGATGAAGATACGGTCATTTCTTGCATTTGATATTTCCGATGAGATGAGAGGGGAACTCTCTTCGCTTATCACTTTTTTTTCAGGGAAAATTTCGGGGATTAAATGGATGAAGCCTGAGCTTCTCCATGGAACTCTGAGGTTCTTCGGCGATGTAGAGGAAAATATTTTATTCGGCGATGTCTCAAGGGTTGTTGAATACGAACTCAGGCACCAGTCCCCTTTGAGGCTTTCAGGGCATGGCGTGGGGGTATTCCCGAACTGGCGTTATCCAAGCATCATATGGGCTGGACTTCAGGGGGATACCGAACCCATGATCGGTCTATACTCACGCCTGGAAGAGGCCTTTCGCGACTTCGGCTTCAAAGAGGATAAGAGAGCATTTCGAATGCATCTGACTCTAGGCAGGGCGAAGGGGAACTTTGGCGGTGCAAAGGATTTTATCAGGGTGCTCGAGAAGATGTCCGATGCAGAGTTCGGTGAGACCGTGGTCGATTCCCTTACTCTGTATAAAAGCGAGTTGACCAGGAATGGGCCGATATACACGGTCATCAGAAAGTTTGCCTTCGGGCCGAAGAGATGATCCTGTGTCATTTGTGCGGTCCGAAAAATGTTCGCTTTTTGGCTTAAAAATTTCAAAAGGAGGAAGTTTATATGAGCAACGAAGTGCAGATGCCTGACAACAGGGAAAAAGCCATAGGTCTTGCGGTGGCCAGCATAGAGAAGCAGTTCGGAAAGGGGGCGATCATGCGCCTCGGCAAAGATGAGCCTCTTGTTACCGGTCTCGATGCTATATCTACCGGTTCCATTTCGCTCGACATAGCCTTGGGCATAGGCGGTTTGCCGCGCGGCAGGGTGGTGGAGATATTCGGGCCGGAATCCTCCGGCAAAACTACGCTTGCCTTGCAGGTTGTAGCGCACGCCCAGGCGCAGGGGAACGTTGCTGCATACATAGACGCAGAACATGCCCTCGATGTGGAATATGCAAGGAAGTTAGGTGTGAGGACCGAAGATCTCCTCATCAGTCAGCCTGACAGCGGGGAACAGGCTTTAGAAATCGCGGATACGCTCGTTCGCTCCGGCGCAATTGGCGTGCTCGTTGTCGATTCGGTTGCAGCCCTTGTTCCCAGGGCCGAGCTGGAAGGGGAGATGGGCGATGCACAGATGGGCGCGCAGGCAAGGCTCATGAGCCAGGCCCTCCGTAAACTCACCTCCACGATATCGAAGTCCAAGACGATGGTCGTTTTCATCAACCAGATTAGGATGAAGATCGGCGTCATGTTCGGGAATCCTGAAACGACCACCGGTGGAAATGCGTTGAAGTTCTATTCCTCGGTTCGTCTCGACATCAGAAGAATTTCCCCCATTAAACAGGCCGAAGAGATCGTCGGTTCGAGGACTCGCGTAAAGGTAGTGAAAAATAAGGTCGCCCCGCCGTTCAGACAGGCGGAATTCGATATACTCTATGGGCAGGGGGTTTCGCGTGAGGGGGATGTTCTCGATCTGGCCGCCGACATGGGGCTGATAGAAAAAAGTGGTGCGTGGTACACATGCGGCGAAGATCGGATAGGGCAGGGGCGTGAAAACGCGAGGCAGTACCTGAAGGAAAACCCGAAGCTGCTCCAAAGATTGGAGAAGGCGATACTTGAAAAGCACGGGATAGTCAGGCATGTGAAGGCGGGTACCGGGGCGGTCTCAGCTGAAAAAACGCCGACCGCTGCGAAGGGCAAGGAAGGGAATAAATAGTTTTTAACTATTATTATGGCCTCAAGGGGTCGCCTTCCGATCTGGAGGCGGCCCTTTTTGAAATTTTCGGGTCCTTGTCATTTTTTATCTTCGGTGATAGGGTGCTCCATCGGTTTATGCGGTATAACACATTGATAATAAAAGACTTTTAGGGTGGAAATATGACCGGTTTTAAGATCAGGGAGAGCTTCCTTAAATATTTTGAAAAGAACGGGCATGCAAGAGTGAAGTCGAGTTCGCTTGTGCCTGCCAATGACCCAACGCTGTTTTTCACAAATGCCGGAATGGTGCAGTTCAAGGATCTATTTCTCGGCGAGGATAAGCGCGACTATCGCCGCGCCTGTTCTTCTCAAAAGTGCATGCGCGTTTCCGGGAAGCATAACGACCTGGAAAACGTCGGGCATACGCCGCGGCATCACACATTTTTTGAAATGCTCGGCAACTTCAGCTTTGGGGATTATTTCAAGGAGGAGGCGATCGCCTTCGCTTGGGATTTTCTTACGAAGGAAATTTCGCTTGATCCGAAGAATATGTATGTCACGGTCTTTCGCGACGATGACGAGGCCGAGAAGCTTTGGCTGAAGCATGTTTCGAAGGATAGAGTTTTTCGCCTCGGCGAGAAGGACAACTTCTGGGCTATGGGTGATACCGGTCCATGTGGTCCGTGCTCCGAGATTATTTGGGATTTTGGAAAAGGGCATGTGAGAGCTGAGGATTTGGATACGACTAGATTCATGGAGCTATGGAATCTAGTCTTCATGCAGTTTTCTCGCGATGCATCTGGGGAGATGTCACCTCTGGCAGCCCCTTCGATAGATACCGGGATGGGGCTTGAGCGCCTTGCGGCAGTTCTTCAGGGTTTTAAATCCAACTGGGAGACCGATATATTCCTTCCGATCATCAAGGTCGTCAGCGAGGTGAGTGGCCATCGCATCGGCGAAAGCGATGAGAGCGATATCGCCATGCGCGTGATAGCCGATCACGTGCGAGGTTCGGTATTTCTCGTGGGGGATGGGGTGACTCCCTCGAACGAGGGGCGCGGTTACGTGCTTCGCAGGATACTGAGGCGCGCGGTGAGGTACGGCAAACGCCTTGGAATTGACGAGCCCTTTCTGACTTCGCTAATCCCTATTATAGTTGATGAGATGGGGAGCGCCTATCCGGATCTGATTTTACACAAGAGTTTCATAGAGAAGGTCATCGGTACTGAGGAAGGGCGTTTCTA comes from the Myxococcales bacterium genome and includes:
- a CDS encoding competence/damage-inducible protein A, whose translation is MRIEIITTGDEVMHGTILDTNARWISERCVVFGHDIIRRSSVKDDIGDIAALLKETVGRADAVIVTGGLGPTSDDLTVEAAASAFGLELVLDEDLLSVMKDFFRRIGREFSSSNEKQALIPEGGEILSNSVGTAPGVHLHARSTDFFFLPGVPQELYAMFDDSVAPWLASRCDCSRGEIILRCFGMPEAQIDEKLRGMELFGARLSFRVSFPEILLKLVAIGKNEDELKNILDRSSSSLKGRLGDVIYAEGDSSLYSVVGRMLSERGFTISTAESCTGGLIASSITDVAGSSDYFERGFVVYSNEAKIELLGVSEDILRLHGAVSPQTAIAMAEGARRLSASDYAVAVTGIAGPGGGTPEKPVGLVYIAISAVEGTRAFKYNFNRDRLSFKSIAAATAIDLVRQHLVGKLSLTGELK
- a CDS encoding phosphatidylglycerophosphatase A, with the translated sequence MEKFCKFIATGCFSGYLMWAPGTWGSGVGVLVFILASRLGWACYVLFLAIIIALAIWSADRFAAISKEEDPKCVVIDEIAGYLVTMAFHAPTAAAIITGFILFRFFDIVKLFPASWFEKKLPGGLGIVMDDVMAGIYANAALFFIAWALSFAGMTI
- the recA gene encoding recombinase RecA, encoding MSNEVQMPDNREKAIGLAVASIEKQFGKGAIMRLGKDEPLVTGLDAISTGSISLDIALGIGGLPRGRVVEIFGPESSGKTTLALQVVAHAQAQGNVAAYIDAEHALDVEYARKLGVRTEDLLISQPDSGEQALEIADTLVRSGAIGVLVVDSVAALVPRAELEGEMGDAQMGAQARLMSQALRKLTSTISKSKTMVVFINQIRMKIGVMFGNPETTTGGNALKFYSSVRLDIRRISPIKQAEEIVGSRTRVKVVKNKVAPPFRQAEFDILYGQGVSREGDVLDLAADMGLIEKSGAWYTCGEDRIGQGRENARQYLKENPKLLQRLEKAILEKHGIVRHVKAGTGAVSAEKTPTAAKGKEGNK
- the thpR gene encoding RNA 2',3'-cyclic phosphodiesterase, with the protein product MKIRSFLAFDISDEMRGELSSLITFFSGKISGIKWMKPELLHGTLRFFGDVEENILFGDVSRVVEYELRHQSPLRLSGHGVGVFPNWRYPSIIWAGLQGDTEPMIGLYSRLEEAFRDFGFKEDKRAFRMHLTLGRAKGNFGGAKDFIRVLEKMSDAEFGETVVDSLTLYKSELTRNGPIYTVIRKFAFGPKR
- a CDS encoding DUF1178 family protein, which gives rise to MYAIDISCSNGHIFESWFQSRASFEEQREAALISCPHCGDTNIEQKIAPVRIGKHSNTGKQPETPKKPGPSGLAQIMAQIEKNFEDVGARFSEEAIKIHLGESKRRNIRGTATPEEAAELESEGIDIFKIPELQ